A genomic window from Candidatus Thiocaldithrix dubininis includes:
- a CDS encoding DNA-binding protein, producing the protein MRINYIGMAPHPANGNNHGLSGDITTQSSANPITPIKRGRGRPKGAVSGSLSAVRQQAAEEKRKLREELTSKVETLRQQLEHLEQKYQEDVQDLQEALRLSEQRESFYRTALEDRLRLVAEHIHKSLTDWADAELTEGQITQRKRGRPRKTFK; encoded by the coding sequence ATGAGAATCAATTATATAGGGATGGCTCCTCACCCAGCCAATGGGAACAATCACGGATTATCTGGCGACATTACCACGCAGTCTTCAGCCAACCCAATCACGCCAATCAAGCGTGGGCGAGGAAGACCTAAAGGTGCTGTTTCGGGTAGTTTGAGTGCAGTTCGACAACAAGCCGCAGAAGAGAAGCGTAAATTGCGGGAAGAATTAACTAGTAAAGTAGAAACTTTACGACAGCAACTGGAGCATTTAGAGCAAAAATACCAAGAAGATGTGCAAGACTTACAAGAAGCCTTGCGCTTAAGTGAGCAACGTGAAAGCTTTTACCGTACTGCCTTGGAAGATAGGTTGCGCCTTGTGGCGGAACATATTCACAAAAGTTTAACAGACTGGGCCGATGCAGAATTAACGGAAGGGCAAATCACCCAACGCAAGCGTGGGCGACCGCGTAAAACGTTTAAATAA
- a CDS encoding ArsC family reductase, with protein MVILYGIANCDTVKKARAWLTERGIEYQFHDFRKQGVNPVQLRAWLDEFGWETLVNRKGTTWRKLPEETRQAMDATLALAVMEDQSSLIKRPILDNGQRRLVGFDPDSYRQLFQH; from the coding sequence ATGGTTATTCTGTACGGCATTGCCAATTGCGATACGGTTAAAAAAGCACGAGCTTGGTTAACAGAACGGGGTATCGAGTATCAGTTTCACGATTTTCGTAAGCAAGGTGTGAACCCGGTGCAATTACGCGCTTGGTTGGATGAATTTGGTTGGGAAACATTGGTGAATCGCAAGGGAACAACATGGCGTAAACTGCCGGAAGAAACGCGGCAAGCAATGGATGCAACGCTGGCGTTAGCCGTGATGGAAGATCAATCTAGTCTTATTAAACGTCCGATTTTAGATAATGGTCAGCGTCGTCTAGTGGGCTTTGATCCGGATAGTTACCGCCAATTATTCCAACATTAA
- a CDS encoding iron-containing redox enzyme family protein → MYASQFMDDLKARVMAHPFLNHPFLQRFVAKPLTREQAQRFALLYYPHILRTRLYQACALGVTPDEQIQFVLAQILHDEYGNGDPSRSHMAVYRKCLYALDIPQTQIDNPPIIPEVQGYIDTMMRLSQGSDWLAAVAAVGIAGEWPIPPYYEILLRGLSTVPGISADDLELFSSHITLDIEHSKMTEDALLPYVQTEAGQAAIWRGIELNLNARLVKLNGLQREVFGI, encoded by the coding sequence ATGTATGCAAGCCAATTTATGGATGATTTAAAAGCGCGGGTAATGGCGCACCCTTTTCTTAACCATCCATTCTTACAACGATTTGTCGCAAAGCCGCTGACCCGCGAACAAGCCCAACGTTTTGCTTTGCTGTATTACCCACATATTCTACGCACGCGGCTTTATCAAGCCTGTGCTTTGGGTGTAACGCCAGACGAGCAAATCCAATTCGTGCTCGCGCAAATTCTGCATGATGAATACGGCAATGGCGACCCCAGTCGTTCACACATGGCGGTTTATCGCAAATGCTTGTACGCATTAGATATTCCTCAAACGCAAATCGACAATCCACCGATTATTCCTGAAGTTCAAGGCTATATCGACACCATGATGCGCTTGTCCCAAGGCAGCGATTGGTTAGCAGCGGTCGCCGCCGTGGGCATTGCCGGTGAATGGCCGATTCCACCGTATTACGAAATATTGTTACGCGGTTTAAGCACTGTACCGGGTATTAGTGCCGATGATTTAGAGTTGTTTAGTTCACATATTACGTTGGATATTGAACACTCAAAAATGACCGAAGATGCGTTATTGCCGTATGTACAAACCGAAGCCGGACAAGCCGCCATTTGGCGGGGCATTGAATTGAATCTTAATGCCCGTTTAGTCAAATTAAACGGTCTACAGCGCGAAGTGTTTGGTATATAA
- a CDS encoding MipA/OmpV family protein: MKLQFISIMLVSCLSISAYAETSTVKTSKTLVKQTSISKTLSTKTSTVTKAVPAANLFKSPISYLRNKQWDIGLVATATQTPYVGGDMVVSARPIARAADGFDIPGVSWSFSKQPKREIYLGAALDEWDHKRGDSAQLKDMHDLKQAANVRLGATWKQPKGVTNLEIGQDVRAHKGQQAKVRFTYNPEPYEAQLRPYVEGQWLSSKMADYYVGVNADEAKAGRPSYEAGNAFALKAGLKYERPLTQRITLNAGLDGTTYSKEITDSPIIARDVVWGTYAGATYRW; the protein is encoded by the coding sequence GTGAAATTACAATTTATTTCAATAATGCTGGTGAGCTGTCTTTCCATTAGCGCTTATGCAGAAACTAGCACCGTTAAAACTAGCAAAACGCTGGTTAAACAGACTTCAATAAGCAAAACACTGAGTACTAAGACAAGCACGGTTACAAAAGCTGTACCAGCGGCAAATTTATTTAAGTCGCCTATAAGCTATTTGCGTAATAAGCAGTGGGATATTGGTCTAGTCGCAACGGCTACCCAAACCCCTTATGTTGGCGGTGATATGGTCGTAAGTGCGCGCCCGATTGCGCGCGCGGCAGATGGTTTTGATATTCCGGGTGTGTCATGGTCATTTAGTAAGCAACCTAAACGTGAGATTTATTTAGGGGCGGCGTTAGATGAATGGGATCATAAACGGGGTGATTCTGCACAATTGAAAGATATGCACGATCTTAAACAAGCGGCTAATGTCCGCTTGGGGGCGACTTGGAAACAGCCTAAAGGCGTGACTAATTTAGAAATTGGGCAAGATGTACGAGCGCACAAAGGGCAGCAGGCTAAAGTTCGCTTTACGTATAATCCAGAACCTTATGAGGCTCAGTTACGCCCTTACGTTGAAGGACAATGGCTGTCCAGCAAAATGGCGGATTATTACGTGGGTGTGAATGCGGATGAAGCCAAAGCGGGACGTCCTTCTTATGAGGCAGGTAATGCGTTTGCATTAAAAGCAGGCTTAAAATATGAGCGCCCTCTAACCCAACGCATTACCTTAAATGCAGGTTTGGATGGTACTACTTATAGTAAGGAAATTACTGATAGTCCTATTATTGCGCGGGATGTGGTATGGGGTACGTATGCGGGCGCAACTTATCGCTGGTAA
- the cysG gene encoding siroheme synthase CysG, whose amino-acid sequence MDRFPIFLDLTGRACLVVGGGKVAERKVENLLAAGAKLSLVAPELTPELQQLLTTYSVNYQAREFADDDIQGQFLIIAATNNAKVNAHVAALANQVNIPVNVVDDQSLGSFIVPSIVDRSPVMVAVSTGGASPVLARQLRMRLETMISSQCGELAGITEEYRDIVKQRLAEPLRKSFWEQALKGPFAELVYAGNVQDARRYLEEMLATYPDGQTMGEVYLVGAGPGDPDLLTFKALRLMQQADVMVYDRLVAKSILDMANQKAERIYVGKEKSNHAVPQDKINDLLVELAKQGKRVLRLKGGDPFIFGRGGEEIETLAENGVPFQVVPGVTAASGCASYAGIPLTHRDYAQSCTFATGHLKDGTIDLNWTQLAQPNQTVVFYMGLTGIEVISQKLQAFGRSGDTPAALVEQGTTRNQRVHIGTVASLPELVKSSGVRAPTLTIVGEVVQLHDKLHWYEPQRHVIASEFSRNLPVEG is encoded by the coding sequence ATGGATCGTTTTCCGATTTTTTTAGATTTAACCGGACGGGCTTGTTTAGTGGTGGGGGGCGGTAAAGTTGCCGAGCGTAAGGTGGAAAATTTATTAGCCGCTGGCGCTAAATTAAGCTTGGTTGCGCCTGAACTAACACCGGAATTACAACAGTTACTTACAACTTACTCGGTTAATTATCAAGCACGTGAATTTGCGGATGACGATATTCAAGGGCAATTTTTGATTATTGCGGCAACCAACAATGCCAAGGTGAATGCGCATGTGGCGGCATTGGCGAATCAAGTCAATATTCCAGTGAATGTGGTGGATGACCAAAGCTTAGGCAGTTTTATTGTGCCGTCGATTGTGGATCGTTCGCCGGTTATGGTAGCGGTTTCTACAGGTGGTGCTTCCCCTGTATTGGCGCGGCAGTTACGTATGCGGCTGGAAACGATGATTTCCTCGCAATGCGGTGAATTAGCCGGAATTACCGAAGAATACCGCGATATTGTGAAGCAGCGTTTAGCCGAGCCGTTGCGTAAAAGTTTTTGGGAACAAGCCCTAAAAGGTCCGTTTGCGGAATTGGTGTATGCAGGTAATGTGCAAGATGCGCGGCGTTATTTAGAGGAAATGTTAGCCACATATCCTGACGGTCAAACGATGGGTGAAGTGTATTTGGTAGGAGCTGGGCCGGGTGACCCTGACTTACTAACGTTTAAAGCTTTACGTTTAATGCAACAAGCGGATGTGATGGTGTATGACCGCTTAGTTGCCAAGTCGATTTTGGATATGGCGAATCAAAAAGCCGAGCGCATTTATGTGGGTAAGGAAAAATCTAATCACGCTGTACCGCAAGATAAAATCAATGATTTATTAGTGGAATTAGCCAAGCAGGGTAAGCGGGTATTGCGTTTGAAAGGTGGTGATCCGTTTATCTTTGGGCGGGGCGGCGAAGAAATTGAAACCTTAGCTGAGAATGGTGTGCCGTTCCAAGTTGTGCCCGGTGTTACCGCAGCGTCGGGTTGTGCGTCGTATGCGGGCATTCCCTTAACCCATCGGGATTATGCGCAATCTTGTACCTTTGCCACAGGGCATTTAAAAGACGGTACGATTGATTTGAATTGGACGCAATTAGCCCAGCCGAATCAAACCGTGGTGTTTTATATGGGCTTAACCGGCATTGAGGTTATTAGCCAAAAGCTGCAAGCATTTGGACGTTCAGGCGATACACCAGCCGCTTTAGTCGAACAAGGTACGACGCGCAATCAGCGGGTGCATATTGGCACGGTGGCAAGCTTACCAGAGTTGGTGAAATCAAGCGGCGTTCGCGCCCCAACCTTAACTATTGTAGGTGAAGTGGTGCAATTGCATGACAAATTGCATTGGTATGAACCGCAGCGGCATGTGATTGCCAGTGAATTTAGTCGTAATTTGCCAGTGGAGGGATAA
- a CDS encoding MGMT family protein, with amino-acid sequence MSAKSQSHYHAIYAIVRQIPYGKVSTYGEIAKRAGLPKHARLVGYALHALPADTDIPWHRVVNAQGVISLQRLDEAFGLNQRYLLMQEGVIFNNNGSINLTLYKWS; translated from the coding sequence ATGAGTGCGAAGTCGCAAAGTCATTATCACGCCATTTATGCCATTGTTAGGCAAATTCCTTATGGCAAAGTCAGCACTTACGGTGAGATAGCCAAGCGCGCAGGTTTACCTAAGCATGCACGTTTAGTGGGGTATGCCTTACATGCTTTGCCTGCTGATACGGATATTCCGTGGCATCGGGTAGTGAATGCGCAAGGCGTGATTAGTTTACAGCGTCTAGATGAAGCGTTTGGTCTAAACCAGCGTTATTTACTTATGCAAGAGGGAGTGATATTTAATAATAATGGATCTATAAATTTAACTTTATATAAATGGAGTTAA
- the dapE gene encoding succinyl-diaminopimelate desuccinylase — MSATLDLAIELISRPSVTPKDEGCQRLLAERLAPLGFKAEHLRFDDVDNLWLRKGTSAPVFCFAGHTDVVPTGPLDAWTSPPFQPEIRDGLLYGRGAADMKGSIAAFTVACENFLQKHPQHQGSIAYLITSDEEGPSINGTVKVVEVLEQRQEKIDWCLVGEPSSSCCVGDVVKNGRRGSLNGILTVIGQQGHVAYPQLADNPIHRAAPALAELVSIEWDKGNEFFPPTSFQISNIKAGTGANNVIPGSMRVEFNFRFSTEQTEAGLRTQVEAIFNQYGFQYDLQWSLSGHPFLTERGALVDAGVQAIQAVNGLNTELSTSGGTSDGRFIAPTGAQVMELGPVNKTIHKVNECVSIEDLDALTVIYEKILERLLLPQM; from the coding sequence ATGTCTGCCACGCTGGATTTAGCGATTGAATTAATTTCACGCCCTTCTGTTACGCCTAAAGATGAAGGTTGCCAAAGGCTATTGGCTGAGCGTTTAGCGCCTTTAGGTTTTAAAGCCGAGCATTTACGCTTTGACGATGTGGATAATCTCTGGTTGCGTAAAGGCACAAGTGCGCCGGTATTTTGCTTTGCAGGGCATACCGACGTTGTACCCACTGGGCCGTTAGACGCGTGGACAAGCCCACCGTTTCAACCGGAAATCCGCGATGGCTTATTATACGGGCGCGGTGCGGCGGATATGAAAGGTAGCATTGCTGCTTTTACAGTGGCGTGTGAGAATTTTTTGCAGAAACACCCACAACATCAGGGTTCAATTGCTTACTTGATTACCAGCGATGAGGAAGGCCCGTCGATTAATGGTACAGTCAAGGTTGTGGAAGTGTTAGAACAACGCCAAGAGAAAATTGATTGGTGTTTAGTTGGTGAACCTTCCAGCTCCTGTTGCGTCGGTGATGTTGTCAAAAACGGACGGCGCGGTTCACTCAATGGCATATTAACCGTGATTGGGCAGCAAGGGCATGTGGCTTATCCACAATTGGCTGATAATCCGATTCATCGTGCCGCGCCCGCTTTAGCTGAATTAGTCAGTATTGAATGGGATAAGGGTAACGAATTCTTTCCACCGACTAGCTTTCAAATTTCTAATATTAAAGCGGGTACGGGGGCGAATAATGTTATTCCGGGCAGCATGCGGGTGGAGTTTAATTTTCGCTTTTCGACCGAGCAAACTGAAGCTGGTTTACGCACACAAGTGGAAGCCATTTTTAATCAATACGGCTTTCAGTATGATTTGCAATGGAGCTTATCCGGTCACCCGTTTTTAACTGAACGTGGCGCATTAGTGGATGCTGGAGTACAGGCAATTCAAGCTGTCAATGGATTAAACACTGAATTATCCACTTCGGGCGGTACATCTGATGGGCGTTTTATTGCGCCTACCGGTGCGCAGGTGATGGAATTAGGCCCTGTGAATAAGACGATTCACAAGGTAAATGAGTGCGTCTCAATCGAAGATTTAGACGCACTCACTGTTATTTATGAAAAGATACTTGAGCGATTACTGCTTCCTCAAATGTAA
- a CDS encoding S24 family peptidase, with the protein MAETRISLESFKQSLQPDFKQNMTEGSSCSEAEPFALQVIDDSMEPEFERGCIIIIDPTGVVRDGAYVFAVDNKAEYIFRQLRIENGRYILTALNAHYPPLVISGIEQIEGVITQRAGKRRSYHKRYD; encoded by the coding sequence ATGGCAGAGACGCGTATTAGCTTAGAAAGCTTTAAACAGAGTTTACAGCCCGATTTTAAACAAAATATGACGGAAGGTAGCAGTTGTTCTGAAGCTGAGCCATTTGCGCTGCAAGTGATTGATGACAGCATGGAACCAGAGTTTGAGCGGGGCTGTATTATCATTATTGACCCCACCGGCGTGGTGCGTGATGGTGCGTATGTGTTTGCGGTGGATAATAAGGCTGAATATATTTTTCGGCAGTTGCGTATTGAAAACGGGCGCTATATCCTCACCGCCCTTAATGCCCACTACCCGCCGTTAGTGATTAGCGGCATTGAACAGATTGAAGGTGTCATTACGCAACGGGCGGGTAAACGGCGCTCTTATCATAAACGGTACGATTAA
- a CDS encoding response regulator transcription factor translates to MRILLADDHDLFREGFALVIQTLFPQIQVIEQVASWQTLRVAAQQQVWDLIILDLCMPSDQRWDVELEQLCVIQQGTTKQILNICVVTSSTSARDMQLSFQLGVRGYFSKISDLQEVKTALHKVLAGQVYMPSSVWGISEKTNGQILVTERQKQVLNLLALGKSNKQIAQQLGVSESTIKRHVYNMYKIMSVNNRVEAIDYARQRGLILN, encoded by the coding sequence ATGCGCATTTTATTAGCGGATGATCATGATCTATTTCGTGAAGGTTTTGCTTTGGTCATTCAAACACTGTTTCCACAAATACAGGTGATTGAACAAGTAGCAAGTTGGCAAACTTTACGTGTAGCAGCTCAACAACAAGTGTGGGATTTAATTATTCTTGATTTATGTATGCCCAGCGATCAACGTTGGGATGTAGAATTAGAACAATTATGTGTAATACAACAAGGCACAACTAAACAAATCTTGAATATTTGTGTGGTAACCTCTTCAACCTCAGCACGAGATATGCAATTGAGTTTTCAGTTGGGTGTGCGGGGTTATTTCTCAAAAATAAGTGATTTACAGGAGGTTAAAACGGCCTTACACAAGGTGTTAGCAGGGCAAGTCTATATGCCAAGTTCGGTTTGGGGAATTTCTGAGAAAACTAATGGTCAAATTTTAGTAACCGAACGTCAGAAACAAGTGTTAAATTTATTGGCATTAGGTAAAAGCAATAAACAAATTGCCCAACAACTTGGGGTTAGCGAAAGCACAATTAAACGTCACGTATACAATATGTATAAAATTATGTCGGTCAATAACCGAGTAGAGGCTATTGATTATGCGCGACAACGGGGTTTGATTTTGAACTGA
- the gyrA gene encoding DNA gyrase subunit A — translation MTANFAKEILPVNLEDEMRQSYLDYAMSVIVGRALPDVRDGMKPVHRRVLYAMSELGNDWNKPYKKSARVVGDVIGKYHPHSDVAAYDTIVRMAQSFSLRYMLVDGQGNFGSVDGDAAAAMRYTEVRMSKLAHELQLDIDKETVDFVPNYDGNEREPAVFPTRIPNLLINGSSGIAVGMATNIPPHNLAETINACLALLLDPELDINDLMEYLPGPDFPTAGLINGARGIREAYRTGKGRIYVRARAEVEVDERTGRETIIVTELPYQVNKARLLEKIAELVKEKKLEGISELRDESDKDGMRMVIELKRGESGEVVLNNLYKQTQMQSVFGINMVALLDGQPKLLNLKEILEAFLRHRREVVTRRTIFEVRKARERAHILEGLAVALSNIDEVIALIKAAANPSEAKAGLIGREWQPGIVSEMLARAGADTCRPDDLAEQFGLRDGGYWLSEAQAQAILELRLHRLTGLEKDKIINEYRELLERIADLLEILANPDRLLQVIRDELMLIKDTYGDARRTEINVVGEDLSMEDLIADEEVMVTLSHEGYAKAQTLDTYRAQKRGGRGKAATNMKEEDFIEKLFIASMHDTLLCFSSRGLIYKLKVYQLPMAGRASRGKPMVNLLPLEEGERINAVLPIREYAEDKYILMATSQGTVKKTALVEFANLKNKGIKAINLRDGDKLVDVALTNGDNDVMLFSTTGKAIRFHEGDVTVVGRSAQGVRGMRLEEGHEVNALIIVGEGELLIATENGYGKRTRVDEFSAQGRGGQGVIAIQTSERNGNAIGAVQVLDTSQIMLITNGGTLVRTPVADVSIVGRNTQGVTLIRLNDGEKLVQLAPILSENGDACLEDENEAAVE, via the coding sequence ATGACGGCCAATTTCGCCAAGGAAATTCTCCCAGTTAACCTCGAAGATGAAATGCGTCAGTCTTATTTGGACTACGCCATGAGTGTCATCGTCGGGCGTGCTTTACCCGATGTGCGCGATGGTATGAAACCTGTACACCGACGTGTGTTATATGCGATGAGCGAATTAGGGAATGATTGGAATAAACCCTATAAAAAATCCGCCCGCGTCGTCGGTGACGTTATCGGTAAATACCATCCTCACAGTGATGTAGCAGCATACGATACGATTGTGCGTATGGCTCAATCTTTTTCCTTGCGTTATATGTTAGTTGATGGGCAAGGTAACTTTGGCTCAGTCGATGGCGATGCGGCCGCTGCCATGCGCTACACCGAAGTACGCATGTCCAAATTAGCCCATGAACTTCAGTTAGATATTGACAAAGAAACGGTCGATTTTGTTCCCAACTATGATGGCAATGAACGCGAACCCGCCGTTTTTCCCACTCGAATTCCGAATTTATTAATTAATGGTTCATCCGGTATTGCGGTTGGTATGGCGACCAATATTCCACCGCATAATCTAGCCGAAACCATTAATGCCTGTTTAGCCTTATTGCTCGATCCGGAACTCGACATTAATGATTTAATGGAGTATTTGCCCGGTCCCGATTTTCCGACCGCCGGTTTAATTAACGGGGCGCGGGGTATTCGTGAGGCTTATCGTACAGGCAAAGGGCGTATTTATGTACGGGCGCGTGCCGAGGTAGAGGTCGACGAACGCACAGGGCGCGAAACCATTATTGTGACCGAATTACCGTATCAGGTGAATAAGGCTCGCTTGCTGGAAAAGATTGCCGAATTAGTCAAAGAGAAAAAGCTTGAGGGTATTTCAGAGCTGCGTGATGAGTCCGATAAAGACGGCATGCGTATGGTGATTGAACTCAAGCGTGGTGAATCTGGCGAAGTGGTATTGAATAATCTGTATAAGCAAACGCAAATGCAGAGCGTGTTCGGTATCAATATGGTGGCATTGCTAGACGGTCAGCCTAAATTACTCAACTTAAAAGAAATTCTAGAAGCTTTCTTACGTCACCGGCGCGAAGTGGTGACTCGCCGTACCATTTTTGAGGTGCGTAAAGCGCGTGAGCGGGCGCATATTTTAGAAGGCTTGGCAGTGGCTTTATCGAATATTGATGAAGTAATTGCATTGATTAAAGCAGCGGCAAACCCCAGTGAAGCGAAAGCAGGTTTAATCGGGCGCGAATGGCAACCGGGTATCGTTAGCGAAATGTTAGCGCGTGCAGGTGCGGATACGTGTCGTCCGGATGATTTAGCCGAACAGTTTGGGTTACGTGATGGGGGGTATTGGTTATCAGAAGCACAAGCGCAAGCTATTTTAGAGCTGCGTTTACATCGCCTAACCGGTTTAGAAAAAGATAAAATCATAAATGAATATCGTGAACTGTTAGAGCGAATTGCTGATTTATTAGAAATTTTGGCAAACCCGGATCGTTTATTGCAGGTGATTCGCGATGAGTTAATGTTGATCAAAGACACTTACGGCGATGCCCGTCGCACCGAAATCAATGTGGTTGGCGAAGATTTAAGTATGGAAGACTTAATTGCCGACGAAGAAGTGATGGTGACACTCTCTCACGAAGGCTATGCCAAGGCGCAAACCTTGGATACTTATCGGGCGCAAAAACGCGGGGGGCGTGGCAAAGCGGCGACCAATATGAAGGAAGAAGACTTCATTGAAAAGCTTTTTATTGCCAGTATGCACGATACCTTATTGTGCTTTTCAAGCCGCGGTTTGATTTATAAGCTGAAAGTTTATCAGTTACCGATGGCAGGACGTGCGTCACGCGGTAAACCCATGGTGAATTTACTGCCTTTAGAAGAAGGCGAGCGCATTAATGCAGTGCTGCCAATTCGTGAATACGCCGAAGATAAATATATCTTAATGGCAACCTCACAAGGCACGGTTAAGAAAACCGCTTTGGTTGAATTTGCTAATTTAAAAAATAAAGGCATTAAAGCGATTAACTTACGCGATGGCGATAAGTTGGTGGATGTGGCGTTAACGAACGGTGACAATGATGTCATGTTGTTTAGTACCACGGGGAAAGCGATTCGTTTCCATGAAGGCGATGTAACCGTGGTCGGGCGTTCTGCGCAAGGGGTGCGTGGTATGCGTTTAGAAGAAGGGCATGAAGTTAATGCACTGATTATTGTCGGAGAAGGTGAGTTATTGATTGCTACCGAAAACGGTTACGGCAAACGGACTCGTGTCGATGAGTTTTCAGCCCAAGGGCGCGGTGGGCAAGGTGTGATTGCCATTCAAACTTCTGAACGTAATGGCAATGCGATTGGCGCGGTACAAGTCTTAGATACTAGCCAAATTATGTTGATTACCAATGGTGGCACATTGGTGCGAACCCCTGTTGCAGATGTGTCGATAGTGGGGCGCAATACGCAAGGCGTGACGTTAATTCGCTTGAATGATGGTGAAAAATTAGTGCAACTTGCGCCAATTTTGAGTGAAAACGGTGACGCTTGTTTAGAAGATGAGAATGAAGCAGCGGTTGAATAA
- a CDS encoding Spy/CpxP family protein refolding chaperone, which translates to MKKALIASALIGLLGASVAFAGPGDKDCGGGHHRGHGGKGGPGMRVEMLKDKLTLTDQQVTEVEKIMQEQRSKMDELRKQMQEQMKANRDESEKRIAALLTPEQTTTYQKMQEERQKRMEERRAEMQKRLDDGNSWF; encoded by the coding sequence ATGAAAAAAGCATTAATAGCATCTGCATTAATCGGTTTATTAGGCGCGTCAGTAGCATTTGCAGGTCCCGGTGATAAAGATTGCGGTGGCGGTCATCATCGTGGGCATGGCGGTAAAGGCGGCCCCGGCATGCGGGTTGAGATGTTAAAAGATAAATTAACTTTAACAGATCAACAAGTTACGGAAGTTGAAAAAATTATGCAAGAGCAGCGCAGCAAAATGGATGAACTGCGTAAGCAAATGCAAGAGCAGATGAAAGCCAATCGTGATGAAAGTGAAAAACGCATTGCGGCTTTATTGACACCAGAACAAACCACTACTTATCAAAAAATGCAGGAAGAACGCCAAAAACGCATGGAAGAGCGTCGTGCAGAAATGCAAAAACGCCTAGACGACGGTAATAGCTGGTTCTAA
- a CDS encoding WYL domain-containing protein, with translation MSNDSNMQWGIERRLEFIDYLLYWDGKVNRRDIIETFGVSTPQASADIKRYQELAPHNLEYDKSKKYYFAPASFSPKFMKPDAEQYLSQLLNAQQNPESLIIEAPAYATLPNIRRTIDTGILKHIVRAIRDKQAIEIKYQSFSKPNPSWRWISPHALGFADKRWHCRAYCDNNQDFRDFVLSRILEVRHKKPAFLNPQDDKEWQTEVTLELSPNPNLSEEQQKAIARDYGMQNARLQISTKVALVHYFLYEYGLETDQIGEKQEIVLLNRVEIQAMQQQLRPTP, from the coding sequence ATGAGCAACGATTCTAATATGCAGTGGGGCATTGAGCGCCGCTTGGAATTTATTGATTATTTATTGTACTGGGATGGCAAAGTTAATCGTCGGGATATTATTGAAACGTTTGGGGTGTCTACACCACAAGCGTCTGCCGATATTAAACGGTATCAAGAACTAGCCCCCCACAATCTCGAATATGACAAAAGCAAAAAGTATTATTTTGCACCGGCAAGCTTTAGCCCAAAGTTTATGAAGCCGGATGCTGAGCAATATTTAAGCCAATTACTAAATGCCCAACAAAACCCCGAAAGCTTAATTATTGAAGCGCCTGCTTATGCCACTTTACCGAATATTCGCCGCACAATTGATACGGGTATTCTGAAGCATATTGTGCGAGCAATTCGGGATAAGCAAGCGATTGAAATCAAATACCAATCTTTTAGCAAACCGAATCCGAGTTGGCGTTGGATTTCGCCACATGCGTTAGGCTTTGCTGATAAGCGTTGGCATTGCCGTGCTTATTGCGATAACAATCAGGATTTTCGGGATTTTGTGTTGTCACGTATTTTAGAAGTGCGCCATAAAAAACCCGCATTTTTGAATCCACAAGATGATAAAGAATGGCAAACCGAGGTTACCCTTGAACTAAGTCCAAACCCAAATCTGAGTGAAGAGCAACAAAAAGCCATTGCGCGTGACTACGGAATGCAAAATGCGCGTTTACAAATTTCCACTAAGGTCGCGTTAGTCCATTACTTCTTGTATGAGTATGGTTTAGAAACGGATCAAATCGGCGAGAAACAAGAAATTGTGTTATTGAACCGTGTTGAAATCCAAGCCATGCAACAACAACTGCGTCCAACGCCTTAA